In Parasteatoda tepidariorum isolate YZ-2023 chromosome 2, CAS_Ptep_4.0, whole genome shotgun sequence, one DNA window encodes the following:
- the LOC139425017 gene encoding histone-lysine N-methyltransferase SETMAR-like — MSVDKVHLRHCILYEFQKGSNASSACKNLCVVFGKDVVHVHTCQRWFSKFRSGDLSLKESDRSGRPSKIDNDVLRSMLENNPHLPSREIAEEFGIYYTTVGDHIKSLGFVLKLSVWVPHELREKNFSDRVRMCSKHLIRHNAQPFLDRLVTGDEKWILYENIKIKKSYCKPGASLATVPKPSIHQRKVLLCLWWDRKGSVYYELLKQGKTINADLYCNQLDKLNAAIKEKRPALASRIGIVFHQD; from the coding sequence atGTCAGTAGATAAAGTACATTTACGACACtgcattttatatgaattcCAAAAAGGAAGCAACGCATCTTCtgcatgtaaaaatttatgtgtgGTATTTGGAAAAGATGTTGTACATGTTCATACTTGTCAAAGATGGTTCAGTAAATTTCGTTCCGGTGATCTGAGCCTCAAAGAAAGTGATCGATCTGGACGACCATCCAAGATAGATAATGACGTTTTGCGATCCATGTTGGAAAATAATCCACATTTACCAAGTCGAGAAATTGCAGAAGAGTTTGGCATTTATTATACAACTGTTGGAGATCACATTAAATCTCTTGGGTTTGTGTTAAAGTTAAGTGTTTGGGTTCCACATGAATTAagggaaaagaatttttctgaTCGTGTAAGAATGTGTTCAAAACATCTGATTAGACACAATGCTCAGCCGTTTTTGGACAGGCTGGTTACTGGAGATGAAAAGTGGATTCTTTACGagaatattaagataaaaaaatcttactgcAAACCAGGAGCATCATTAGCAACAGTTCCAAAACCAAGTATCCATCAACGAAAAGTACTGCTTTGTTTGTGGTGGGACAGGAAAGGTTCAGTGTACTACGAGTTGCTGAAACAGGGAAAAACCATCAACGCGGATCTGTACTGCAATCAGCTGGATAAATTGAATGCAGCTATCAAAGAAAAAAGGCCAGCATTAGCGTCCAGAATAGGAATAGTGTTCCACCAGGACTAA